GACATTACTTCGATGGCGACAATTTCGGTTCGGGGCACCATGCATTCCCTCACTTTAATTTCGGAGAAGCTGAGGGCATTTTGGAAAATTTCGATTTCGTGTTCAATTTCCTGGTCTTCGCGAATATTGGAGGTGGCCTCTTTAAGGTAATTGTCGAGGTCAACCCTTCCGAAGCTAACATCCTCCTTCACTGTTTTTACCCGGAACAAACGTTTTAGAATAAAATCGGCAAGGGAGGTGGTAAAATAAACAATGGGATACAGAAGTCCGTAGAAAAAAACGGTTGGAATAGCAAAGGTTGACAGCATTACGCCGGGGTTGATTCGGAACAGGGCTTTAGGAAGAAATTCGGCAGTAACCAGGATAAGCATGGTAGAAAACAAGGTTTGAAGAAGTACCACTAATAGTCCGCTAGGGATAAGTTGGGCCATGGGAGGCTCCAGCAAAGCCGCCATCATCATACCATATACAACCAGAGAAATATTGTTACCCAACAGCATGGTAGAAATAAAACGGCTGGGGTGTTTATTAAAGTAAGAGAAGATTTTAGCCCAGAACTTGCCTTGTTTGTTCTGAAGTTCTATTTGAAACTTATTGGCCGAAATAAAGGCAATTTCCATTCCGGAAAAGAAAGCCGAGGAAACAAGACAGATGAAAATAATAAGTAACTCTTGGTTCAAAGCTTGGAAATGGTGGTGCAAAGAACGTAAAGAAATGCATATAAAGTTGTAATTTAATTCAGAGGCAGGGTATTACCAAAAATTAAGGACAAAAATTTTAAAGAAAGACCTACTTTTGGGCAGTGATGAAGCTAAAACAGATTGTTTTGTGGATTGGGATGGGTGCATTTCCGTTAACAGGATTGCTGGGCCAAACTCCAGGCGACAGCATAACGGTGTATTATTATCCCAACGGTAAACCTTCCAGTCAAGGTAAATTGGTGGCCGGCAAACCGGATGGATACTGGAAAACCTGGTATGAAAGTGGGGCGCTTAAATCAGAAGGAAATCGGGTAAATTTTTTGTTGGATAGTGTATGGAAGTTTTTTACTCCTGATAGTTTACCCAGCTCCTTCATTACTTACAAAGAAGGCAAGAAGAATGGCATCAAAACCAGCTTTGACATCGAGGGAAAAAAGCAGATGGAAGAGATGTTTGTGAATGATGTTAAACAAGGAGAAACACGTTTATATCATTCCAACGGATCGTTACGCCAGGCCATTCAGTATGTAGATGGTAAGGAGCAAGGATTGAGTTATGAGTATTCCGGTATTGGCGTGGTTATAACTATCATAGAGTATAAAAACGGATATAAAATTCGAAACGAAAAAATTAACCGGGTCGATAAATTTGGCCAGCGACAAGGGATGCAAGTGGAGTTTTTCCCAAGCGGACGAATAGAGACCGAGTGTAAATATGAAAATGACAAGAAAAATGGGTATTTGAAGGTGTATGATGAGGATGGAAACCTATTGTCGGCTACTAAATATGTGGATGATATTCCGGTATTGGATGCCCAGGAAACGGCGAAACTGGATATTAAGCGGGAGTATTATGACAATGCCAGGGAAAAATCTGTAGGAAGTTATAAAAATGGAGTTGCCGAAGGTGTAACCCGTTATTATGATGAAGCCGGAAAAGTGGTTAATTCCAAACTGTTTAAAGAAGGTCAGCTGCTTGGCGAAGGCGTTGTGGATGGCTTAGGAATGAAGCAAGGTAAATGGAAGGAATTTCATGAAACCGGCGAATTAAAAGCAGAAGGAAGTTACCTAAATAACAAACGGGTGGGACCTTGGAAGTTTTATTTTAAAAACGGAGAACAGGAGCAATTTGGAACCTATGCCGATGGAAAACCCGATGGAAAATGGACCTGGTATTTTCAGGGCGGACAAATTAGAAGAGAAGAAAACTATTACAAGGGCCTGGAAGATGGGGAATCGGTTGAATACAACGATAGTGGAAAAGTGGTTACTAAAGGTTCCTACATCGAAGGAGAAAAAGAAGGTCCCTGGGAATATGAAAACGGCGATTTTAGGGAAATTGGCAGCTATAAAGCCGGAAGCCTGGAAGGAGAGTGGAAGGGCTTTTATAACGATGGAAAAACGATGTATGAGGCTAAATACCTGGGGAATAGGCTAAATGGCAAATACATTAGTTACTGGCCAAATGGGAAAGTAAAAGAGTTTGGTAAGTATGCCGACGGAAACAAAGAAGGCGACTGGATAAGGTATTCCGAAGATGGAACACAATACCTGGTTATTACGTTTAAAGAAGGGATGGAGGTAAAGTATGAAGGAATTAAATCCGATGTAGAAACCGGCGCCGCAAATCCGTCACCAGCAGAATGACCATCAAGCAGCAAATCAAGGAATTCGCCCAAAAAGTTTACTTCAGTAGACTGATGGATGGGGAATTGAACTTGGTTAGGTTTTATTCCCTGTGCGGCTTATTTATTCCCGTTTTAGGCTACTTTTCAATTTACAATGGCAAGGTATATCCGGTGTTTGCCATGGCAGGATTTACCTTAGCTTTTGCTTTGCTGTTGATTTTGTCCTTTGTTTCAGGCTTTATTCAAAAACATATTAGTCGGATATTCCTTGGACTGTTAACCCTGGTGATGCTTTCGGCCGTAGGCTCCGGCTATGTGAATGGCTTTACGGTTGACTATACTTTTGGTTTGATTATTGGCGCCGTAGTTATTACTCTGATTATTATTCGTTTACGCCATCTGGCTTACTTTTCTTCCCTGCTTAGTATATTATTGCTTTTATCAATTCTGCTTTCCAACAAAGTAGCTATTTCGAAGTCCTATATTTTTTTCTTCCTCTTCTTCTATGCTTTGTTTGTATTCTTTTTTCTAAGGCAACGAATCAAGCTCATTATGGATTTGGAAGACAACGAAAGGCTGCTTTCCAAAATTGTAGATACTTCCAATGATGCCATTTTTCTACTCAGTTTCCGATCCTTAAAAGTTATTCGAACCAACGAAAGGGGAATGAAGTTGTTTGGTTTGAATCAGGAGGACTTGCAAGAAAACCTATCGGAACGTTTATTACTCCAACCCTATAATAGCCTGGAGCATCAGGTAATTTATACCACCTTGAAAGAAAAAGGTAGTTATACCTGTGAAAGAGAATGTGTATCCTCGGATGGTCGAATCTTTTGGTCTCAATTGGTTATGAGTATCCTTACCATTAAATCAGAAAGGGTATTGTTGGTTCGAATCACTGATATACAGGCAGCGAGAGACAAGGAAGAACGACTGTTGAAGGAGAAGTTTTTGGCAGAAAGCTACATTGAATTAACGGCAAGTATTATTGTTGTAATAAACCAGGACTTCTCTATACAACTGCTAAATAAACATGGGTGCGAATTGTTGGGTGTTAGAGAAGATGAAATAAAGGGTAAGAATTATTTCGATTTGTTTATTCCGGCTGAAGAGCGGGAATTAGTGAAGGGTTATCATGCTCACGCCTTGGAAACAGGAAAGATTAATGAAAAATATGAAGGCGATTTAATTACTATCACAGGTGAAAGAAAAACCATTGCCTGGAGAAATTCCTTTGTTCAAGATAGTCACGGACGTATTACCGGCACCATCTCAATAGGAATTGATTTAACAGAAGAAAGGCAACGGGAACGTCGTGCGGCCCTGGTGGAATCAAGGCTGCAGAATTTGGTTGACAGTTTGCCCAATGCTGTATTTTATGAATCCGGTGAGGGTAGGGAATATTTATCCGAAAGTTTTACTGTATTGTTGGGTTATCCTACCGAACAATTTACAACCATTCAGGGAAAGTATAGGGAAATTATTCATCCGGAAGATTTGGAAAGGGTAGAAGAGGCTTTGAAAGATTGGGAGTTGGGCGATATGCATAAAGTGCTTAGGCTGGAATACCGCGTAAAACACGCCAATGGAAAATACCTTTGGATAGAAGATCTCATAAGCAATATTACTCCGTCAAATCAGGCTCCTTACCATGCCGGAATCTTGTTGGATATAAGCGAAAGAAAGCGTCTCGACCAGGAATTAAAGGAAAGTGAAGAACGTTTTAAAACTTTAAGCTATTCAGCACCCATTGGAATTTTTCAGTTGGACTCATTCGGAAACCCGGTGTTTATTAATAAAACTGTCGAAGATATTTGTGGGGTTAGAGTAGAGGAGATGAATCCGGAGCGAGTAAAGGATATGATTCATCCGGCCGATCGAAACCGGGTTTTGGCTGAAAGCCAGGAAATTACTGTTAAACAAAAAGGACTTCATATCGAGTTTAGAATTGTACCTCAAAACACCAACAGTGTAAGGTGGGTGAAAGTGTTTTCGGTTGCTTTGCGAAAAGAAGGCAAGTTTTTAGGATGGATAGGAACATTTGAAGACATTACTTCCTTAAAAACTGCCACATTAAGGGTTCAGGAAAGCGAACAACGGTTTAGACTGCTTTCCGAAGCCTCCAACGAAGGGGTGTTTCTTAGCTTTGAGGATATCATTATTGATTCTAACGAACAGTTTGTCCGAATGCTTGGTTTTGCCCGAAAGGACGATCTGCTCGGATTAAAATTCAATTCCTTTATCGAGCCTTCTTTTCTTGAAATGGTGCAGGCTAACCAACGGAAAAAGTATAATCATACCTACATGATAAAAATGGTAGGTGCCAACGGATTGGTTTTTTCTGCCGAAATGAAGGAGGAAATTGTGCCCTACTACGGCAGACCGGTCCGTATCTCCGTTGTGAACGATGTTACTGAACGCATTCACTTTGAGGAAAACCTAAAGCAAAGCAACGAACGCTACCGTAACCTCATCGACTACCTTCCGCTTGGGATTTTCCTGCTGAACAAAGAAGATAAAATCAGTTTTGCTAACCATAGCGCTGAAAAAATGCTGGAACATCCAAGCCAAATCCTGGTAGGCATGGAAATTTACCGGTTGTTGCATCCCGACTACCGAACCGACTTATCCATCTTCCTTCAAGAAATAAGAACCCGGGGCAAGGCAGCCAGCTTAGAAACTAAATTCATAAAACAAGGGGCCGGTCGTTTGTTTGAGGTTGAAATTTATGGACGCTTGGTGGAAGAAGAAAATGAAACCAATATTCAATTGAGTTTCCAGGATATTTC
This DNA window, taken from Bacteroidia bacterium, encodes the following:
- a CDS encoding PAS domain S-box protein; the protein is MTIKQQIKEFAQKVYFSRLMDGELNLVRFYSLCGLFIPVLGYFSIYNGKVYPVFAMAGFTLAFALLLILSFVSGFIQKHISRIFLGLLTLVMLSAVGSGYVNGFTVDYTFGLIIGAVVITLIIIRLRHLAYFSSLLSILLLLSILLSNKVAISKSYIFFFLFFYALFVFFFLRQRIKLIMDLEDNERLLSKIVDTSNDAIFLLSFRSLKVIRTNERGMKLFGLNQEDLQENLSERLLLQPYNSLEHQVIYTTLKEKGSYTCERECVSSDGRIFWSQLVMSILTIKSERVLLVRITDIQAARDKEERLLKEKFLAESYIELTASIIVVINQDFSIQLLNKHGCELLGVREDEIKGKNYFDLFIPAEERELVKGYHAHALETGKINEKYEGDLITITGERKTIAWRNSFVQDSHGRITGTISIGIDLTEERQRERRAALVESRLQNLVDSLPNAVFYESGEGREYLSESFTVLLGYPTEQFTTIQGKYREIIHPEDLERVEEALKDWELGDMHKVLRLEYRVKHANGKYLWIEDLISNITPSNQAPYHAGILLDISERKRLDQELKESEERFKTLSYSAPIGIFQLDSFGNPVFINKTVEDICGVRVEEMNPERVKDMIHPADRNRVLAESQEITVKQKGLHIEFRIVPQNTNSVRWVKVFSVALRKEGKFLGWIGTFEDITSLKTATLRVQESEQRFRLLSEASNEGVFLSFEDIIIDSNEQFVRMLGFARKDDLLGLKFNSFIEPSFLEMVQANQRKKYNHTYMIKMVGANGLVFSAEMKEEIVPYYGRPVRISVVNDVTERIHFEENLKQSNERYRNLIDYLPLGIFLLNKEDKISFANHSAEKMLEHPSQILVGMEIYRLLHPDYRTDLSIFLQEIRTRGKAASLETKFIKQGAGRLFEVEIYGRLVEEENETNIQLSFQDISVRKAFTMEQMRAQIAEETNMQLQHEIDERLKAETKLQSEQEYKKSLIESSIDMIVSSDLDLHIVEFNPAASFAFGYSQEEVQGQALSILFADKKVYAEWNNSITEFGQFAGETTMVKKDGRTIDVYLTSSKIVVNDQVVGVMGVIRDITEQKRRQDELRESEERFRVIYDQAFIGIARIAKTGRFILVNRRLSAILGFSPEELNRKLFFELLHPEDLQSVLSKWDLLSTGQLDNIEGEQRYYHKNGNELDVKVSVSLVRDAKGNPQYFIASYEDITERKLAELQVKESLKEKEILIKEIHHRVKNNMQVISSILNLQTLYMVDEKTIEMLKESQNRIKSMSYIHEALYQSRNLSHFNFTEYIQNLVSNLAQSYNLFKESVEVEFELDQVYLGLDTAIPLGLVINELVTNAFKYAFNETGRGNLKIVLHLLENGNYSLVVADNGKGFPPEINFRSTESLGLQLVTTLVQQIQGKINLDNEKGAIFTILFKENQPEN
- a CDS encoding CNNM domain-containing protein, giving the protein MNQELLIIFICLVSSAFFSGMEIAFISANKFQIELQNKQGKFWAKIFSYFNKHPSRFISTMLLGNNISLVVYGMMMAALLEPPMAQLIPSGLLVVLLQTLFSTMLILVTAEFLPKALFRINPGVMLSTFAIPTVFFYGLLYPIVYFTTSLADFILKRLFRVKTVKEDVSFGRVDLDNYLKEATSNIREDQEIEHEIEIFQNALSFSEIKVRECMVPRTEIVAIEVMS